A section of the Streptomyces sp. CG1 genome encodes:
- a CDS encoding ATP-binding protein, whose translation MPALVTVSACPTSTDAPQTPPPSPETLAYSFTLPAGPASARIARAATRVVLQTHGLADMTDVVVQVMSELVSCACRFTPGNEVYVSLRYRDGDVRVIVYDGHARHCHPRLAAACDARRRAALRVLGCVVRACAGEWGFGEAREPGGGTRMWVVVPWRGARMYAGDGLRGGS comes from the coding sequence GTGCCCGCACTCGTCACCGTCTCGGCCTGCCCCACCTCCACCGACGCACCGCAGACCCCACCGCCGTCCCCCGAGACACTCGCCTACAGCTTCACGCTGCCCGCCGGACCGGCCAGTGCGCGCATCGCCCGTGCGGCCACCAGGGTCGTCCTCCAGACGCATGGGCTGGCCGACATGACCGACGTGGTGGTGCAGGTGATGTCCGAACTGGTCTCCTGCGCCTGCCGTTTCACGCCCGGCAATGAGGTGTACGTGTCCCTGCGGTACCGGGACGGGGACGTACGCGTGATCGTCTACGACGGACACGCCCGGCACTGTCATCCCCGGTTGGCGGCTGCCTGCGACGCGCGGCGGCGGGCGGCGCTGCGGGTGCTCGGGTGCGTGGTGCGGGCGTGTGCGGGGGAGTGGGGGTTCGGGGAGGCGCGGGAGCCCGGGGGTGGGACGCGGATGTGGGTGGTGGTGCCTTGGCGGGGGGCTCGGATGTATGCGGGGGATGGATTGAGGGGCGGGAGCTAG
- a CDS encoding helix-turn-helix domain-containing protein produces MTTERAAALLGVPRTNVPNMESGRSGISAERVRTLAGNYGCTDQALVEALAAMAAERDKGWWEAYRGQLRDGFLDIAEMEWHATRLRIALTVHLPGVLQTEDHARAVFEAVIPRLPPEDVDIRVAHRIDRQQVLDRPDPPALDVILHEAALRMEFGGPAVARRQLEHLVSVSERDTVTLRVIPFKAGGFPGAGQSVIYAEAAVPRLDTVELDSTHGPEFIDSEAQLEKYRAQLEAARDVALPPDDSRSFIQALADDL; encoded by the coding sequence ATGACCACAGAGCGCGCCGCCGCCTTGCTGGGCGTCCCGCGTACGAATGTGCCCAACATGGAGTCGGGTCGCTCCGGCATCAGCGCGGAACGGGTACGCACCCTCGCGGGGAACTACGGCTGCACGGACCAGGCCCTCGTCGAGGCCCTCGCCGCCATGGCCGCAGAGCGGGACAAGGGTTGGTGGGAGGCGTACCGGGGGCAACTCCGGGACGGTTTCCTGGACATCGCCGAGATGGAGTGGCACGCCACACGCCTGCGCATCGCCCTCACTGTGCACCTGCCGGGGGTGCTCCAGACCGAGGACCATGCCCGCGCCGTCTTCGAAGCCGTGATCCCTCGCCTGCCTCCGGAGGATGTCGACATTCGCGTCGCCCACCGGATCGACCGGCAGCAGGTGCTCGACCGCCCGGACCCTCCTGCACTCGACGTCATCCTCCACGAGGCCGCACTCCGAATGGAGTTCGGCGGACCTGCGGTCGCGCGACGCCAACTGGAGCACCTGGTAAGCGTCTCCGAGCGCGACACCGTGACCCTGCGGGTCATCCCGTTCAAGGCGGGCGGCTTCCCGGGGGCCGGCCAGTCCGTGATCTATGCCGAGGCAGCCGTCCCCCGTCTCGACACCGTGGAACTCGACAGCACGCACGGCCCGGAGTTCATCGACTCCGAAGCCCAACTCGAAAAGTACCGGGCCCAACTGGAAGCCGCACGGGACGTCGCGCTCCCGCCCGATGACTCGCGCAGCTTCATCCAGGCTCTGGCCGACGACCTCTAG
- a CDS encoding ATP-dependent 6-phosphofructokinase has product MRIGVLTAGGDCPGLNAVIRSVVHRAVAQYGDEVIGFEDGYRGLLDRHYRSLDLDAVSGILARGGTILGSSRLERDRLREACEGAADMVEEFGIDALIPIGGEGTLTAARMLSDAGLPVVGVPKTIDNDISSTDRTFGFDTAVGVATEAMDRLKTTAESHQRVMVVEVMGRHAGWIALESGMAAGAHGICLPERPFDPAHLIKMVEERFDRGKKFAVICVAEGAHPVEGTMDYGKGEIDQYGHERFQGIGTALAYELERRLGKEAKPVILGHVQRGGVPTAYDRVLATRFGWHAVEAAHRGEFGKMTALRGTDIQMVPLAEAVTELKTVPKDRMDEAESVF; this is encoded by the coding sequence ATGCGCATCGGAGTTCTCACCGCAGGCGGCGACTGCCCCGGCCTGAACGCCGTGATCCGGTCGGTCGTGCACCGGGCGGTGGCGCAGTACGGCGACGAGGTCATCGGCTTCGAGGACGGCTACCGGGGTCTGCTCGACCGCCACTACCGCTCCCTCGACCTGGACGCGGTCAGCGGCATCCTGGCCCGCGGCGGCACCATCCTCGGCTCCTCCCGGCTGGAGCGCGACCGGCTGCGCGAGGCCTGCGAGGGCGCCGCCGACATGGTCGAGGAGTTCGGCATCGACGCGCTGATCCCGATCGGCGGCGAGGGCACCCTGACCGCGGCCCGCATGCTCTCCGACGCGGGCCTCCCGGTCGTCGGCGTCCCCAAGACCATCGACAACGACATCTCTTCCACCGACCGCACCTTCGGCTTCGACACCGCCGTCGGCGTCGCCACCGAGGCGATGGACCGTCTGAAGACGACCGCCGAGTCCCATCAGCGCGTGATGGTCGTCGAGGTCATGGGCCGGCACGCCGGCTGGATCGCACTGGAGTCCGGCATGGCCGCCGGCGCCCACGGCATCTGCCTGCCCGAGCGGCCCTTCGACCCCGCTCACCTGATCAAGATGGTCGAGGAGCGCTTCGACCGCGGCAAGAAGTTCGCGGTCATCTGCGTCGCCGAGGGCGCCCACCCGGTCGAGGGCACCATGGACTACGGCAAGGGTGAGATCGACCAGTACGGTCACGAGCGCTTCCAGGGCATCGGTACGGCGCTCGCGTACGAACTGGAGCGGCGCCTCGGCAAGGAGGCCAAGCCGGTCATCCTCGGCCACGTCCAGCGCGGCGGCGTCCCCACCGCCTACGACCGCGTCCTCGCCACCCGCTTCGGCTGGCACGCCGTCGAGGCCGCGCACCGCGGCGAGTTCGGCAAGATGACCGCGCTGCGCGGCACGGACATCCAGATGGTGCCGCTCGCGGAGGCGGTCACCGAGCTGAAGACGGTGCCGAAGGACCGGATGGACGAGGCCGAGTCGGTCTTTTAG
- a CDS encoding carbohydrate ABC transporter permease — protein sequence MPRKRTSRRLAADLSLLAVAVAFALPLAWVVLSSVDPHANLRVRVPDGFTLDNFDAILTPDITYTPLLNSLVLCGGGTALTVVCAALAAYPLSRFRSRLNRPFLLTILFATSLPITAIMVPVYALFVRVNLIDTLQGTIFFFAASQLPFAIWLMKNFMDGVPKELEEAAWTDGASSLQSLIRIVLPLMGPGLAVVTVFSFVMMWGNFFVPFMLLLSPDQMPASVSINDFFGNRGMVAYGQLAAFSVIYSTPVILLYVLVARRLGGGFALGGAVKG from the coding sequence ATGCCCCGCAAGCGCACCTCCCGCCGGCTCGCCGCCGATCTCTCCCTGCTGGCCGTGGCCGTCGCCTTCGCGCTGCCCCTCGCCTGGGTGGTGCTGTCCTCCGTGGATCCGCATGCGAATCTGAGGGTCAGGGTCCCGGACGGGTTCACCCTGGACAACTTCGACGCGATCCTCACCCCGGACATCACCTACACCCCGCTGCTCAACAGCCTGGTCCTGTGCGGCGGCGGCACCGCGCTGACCGTCGTGTGCGCCGCGCTGGCCGCGTATCCGCTGTCCCGGTTCCGCTCCCGGCTCAACCGGCCGTTCCTGCTGACGATCCTGTTCGCGACGAGCCTGCCGATCACCGCGATCATGGTGCCGGTGTACGCGCTGTTCGTCAGGGTGAACCTGATCGACACCCTGCAGGGCACGATCTTCTTCTTCGCCGCCTCCCAGCTCCCGTTCGCCATCTGGCTGATGAAGAACTTCATGGACGGGGTACCGAAGGAGCTGGAGGAGGCGGCCTGGACGGACGGGGCGTCCTCGCTGCAGTCCCTGATCCGGATCGTGCTGCCGCTGATGGGGCCGGGGCTCGCCGTCGTCACCGTGTTCTCGTTCGTGATGATGTGGGGGAACTTCTTCGTCCCGTTCATGCTGCTGCTCAGCCCGGACCAGATGCCGGCCTCGGTCAGCATCAACGACTTCTTCGGCAACCGGGGCATGGTGGCCTACGGCCAGCTCGCCGCGTTCTCGGTCATCTACTCGACGCCCGTGATCCTGCTCTACGTCCTGGTGGCCCGCAGACTGGGCGGCGGTTTCGCACTGGGCGGGGCGGTGAAGGGGTAA
- a CDS encoding XRE family transcriptional regulator codes for MRQPSAPPFNAPAARRLRAALGMGPEHVAYGMRASYGLPYVTPDLVIAWERGVASPTSPELTALAGVLWCSAGDLIGRPRTLREHRIARGIAPEDVARAIGTDLAAYLRMEESGTWRGNERQSAALAELLQLALPDFVAVTGREDKLAGLLHSAVTTRWQAYVRPVAKLAPVGRGVLEDVLQELHEDYQGHMAATLSWGGGSKQSGEGGEEFLDRIVENFWTAVENRAA; via the coding sequence GTGCGCCAACCCTCAGCTCCTCCGTTCAACGCTCCGGCCGCCCGCAGGCTGCGTGCCGCGCTCGGCATGGGCCCCGAGCATGTCGCCTACGGCATGCGGGCCTCGTACGGTCTGCCCTATGTCACGCCCGATCTCGTCATCGCCTGGGAGCGCGGTGTCGCCTCCCCGACCAGCCCCGAACTCACCGCCCTCGCCGGGGTGTTGTGGTGTTCCGCGGGGGATCTCATCGGCCGGCCCCGCACCCTGCGCGAGCATCGCATCGCGCGCGGGATCGCGCCGGAGGACGTGGCCAGGGCCATCGGCACGGACCTGGCCGCGTATCTGCGGATGGAGGAGAGCGGGACCTGGCGCGGCAACGAGCGCCAGTCGGCCGCGCTGGCGGAGCTGCTGCAGCTGGCGCTGCCCGACTTCGTGGCCGTCACGGGCCGCGAGGACAAGCTCGCCGGGCTGCTGCACAGCGCGGTGACCACCCGCTGGCAGGCCTATGTGCGTCCGGTGGCGAAGCTGGCGCCCGTGGGCCGCGGTGTCCTGGAGGACGTCCTGCAGGAACTGCACGAGGACTACCAGGGACACATGGCCGCCACCCTCAGCTGGGGTGGCGGCAGCAAACAGTCCGGCGAGGGGGGCGAGGAGTTCCTCGACCGGATCGTGGAGAACTTCTGGACGGCCGTGGAGAACAGGGCCGCCTGA
- a CDS encoding carbohydrate ABC transporter permease — protein sequence MTPYRRITRALPLSPAVVLLLLFLAGPIAYCVYIAFTDLQLTGQARASFVGFANFRHAFQDPEFRNAVWLTLVFTVLSSLVGQNTLGLALAALMKRASKPVRTLTGGVVITAWVLPEVVAGFLLYAFFRREGTLNAILDWLHLPRQNWLFTLPILAVSFANAWRGTAFSMLVYSAALDEIPSEITEAAEVDGAGGWRRMWHITLPMIRRSIGTNLMLNTLQTLSVFGLIWVMTRGGPGNRSQTLPLFMYEQAFQNSMIGYGTAVALLLLLVGSLFSVVYLRLLRTEV from the coding sequence GTGACGCCGTACCGCCGGATCACCCGGGCCCTCCCCCTCTCCCCCGCCGTCGTCCTCCTGCTGCTCTTTCTCGCCGGGCCGATCGCCTACTGCGTCTATATCGCCTTCACCGACCTGCAGTTGACCGGTCAGGCGCGTGCGTCGTTCGTCGGGTTCGCCAACTTCCGGCATGCCTTCCAGGACCCGGAGTTCCGCAACGCCGTCTGGCTGACGCTGGTGTTCACCGTGCTGTCCTCGCTCGTCGGGCAGAACACCCTGGGGCTCGCCCTGGCCGCGCTGATGAAGCGGGCTTCCAAGCCGGTGCGCACGCTCACCGGCGGGGTGGTCATCACGGCGTGGGTGCTGCCGGAGGTGGTGGCCGGGTTTCTGCTGTACGCCTTCTTCCGGCGGGAGGGGACCTTGAACGCCATCCTCGACTGGCTTCATCTCCCCCGCCAGAACTGGCTGTTCACGCTGCCCATCCTCGCCGTGTCCTTCGCCAACGCCTGGCGCGGTACGGCGTTCTCGATGCTCGTCTACTCCGCCGCCCTCGACGAGATACCGAGCGAGATCACCGAGGCCGCCGAGGTGGACGGGGCCGGCGGCTGGCGGCGGATGTGGCACATCACGCTGCCGATGATCCGGCGGTCCATCGGCACCAACCTGATGCTCAACACCCTGCAGACGCTGTCCGTCTTCGGGCTGATCTGGGTGATGACCCGGGGCGGGCCCGGCAACAGGAGCCAGACGCTGCCGCTGTTCATGTACGAACAGGCCTTCCAGAACAGCATGATCGGGTACGGCACCGCGGTCGCCCTGCTCCTGCTGCTCGTCGGGTCCCTGTTCTCGGTCGTGTATCTGCGGCTGCTGCGGACGGAGGTGTGA
- a CDS encoding extracellular solute-binding protein, with protein MPVRPTAALSALLTAALAATALTACGSGSGSSPNTLKVSYKQSTDNSVKVMDTYLAGIKKEFEKKYPGKKVEFVPIKAPDSEYYTKVQQMMRSPRTAPDLVYEDTFLINSDITSGYLKPLDPYLATWPDWKQFIDTAKASARGEDGKTYGVPDGTDTRGLWFDKRVFRKAGLPLDWQPKNWDDVLAAARTIKQKVPGVVPLNVYTGKPAGERATMQGMEMLLYGTGDGKSDPLYDSGSKKWIAGSQGFTDSLKFVESVYKEKLGPDVSDALDPNYATTVMGELLPQGKLGIDLDGSWLPQTWLPGSGRDWPDWSRQLGLAYMPTQHGQAPGKVSMSGGWTWAVPAKAGHPDLAFDFIRTMQTEANAKKWYIANSGISVRKDVAADPSYATAQPGIKFFTDLVSSTHYRPAYPAYPKVSTAIQEAMESVTTGDASADKAAGTYNSTLKDVTGGQVAQK; from the coding sequence ATGCCCGTGCGCCCCACCGCCGCCCTCTCCGCCCTCCTCACCGCCGCCCTCGCCGCCACCGCGCTCACCGCGTGCGGCTCGGGCTCCGGAAGCAGCCCGAACACGCTCAAGGTGTCCTACAAGCAGTCGACCGACAACTCGGTCAAGGTGATGGACACGTATCTCGCCGGGATCAAGAAGGAGTTCGAGAAGAAGTACCCGGGGAAGAAGGTCGAGTTCGTCCCCATCAAGGCCCCGGACTCCGAGTACTACACCAAGGTCCAGCAGATGATGCGCTCGCCGAGAACCGCGCCGGACCTGGTCTACGAGGACACCTTCCTCATCAACTCCGACATCACCAGCGGGTACTTGAAGCCCCTGGACCCGTATCTCGCCACGTGGCCGGACTGGAAGCAGTTCATCGACACCGCGAAGGCGTCGGCCAGAGGCGAGGACGGCAAGACGTACGGCGTCCCGGACGGGACCGACACCCGGGGGCTGTGGTTCGACAAGCGTGTCTTCCGCAAGGCCGGGCTGCCGCTGGACTGGCAGCCGAAGAACTGGGACGACGTACTCGCCGCCGCCCGCACCATCAAGCAAAAGGTCCCCGGCGTCGTCCCGCTCAACGTGTACACCGGCAAACCGGCCGGTGAGCGGGCCACCATGCAGGGCATGGAGATGCTGCTCTACGGCACGGGCGACGGAAAGTCCGATCCCCTGTACGACAGCGGCAGCAAGAAGTGGATCGCGGGGAGCCAGGGGTTCACGGACTCGCTGAAGTTCGTCGAGAGCGTCTACAAAGAGAAACTCGGCCCCGATGTCTCCGACGCTCTCGACCCCAACTACGCCACCACCGTCATGGGCGAGCTGCTCCCCCAGGGCAAGCTCGGCATCGACCTCGACGGCTCCTGGCTGCCACAGACCTGGCTCCCGGGCAGCGGCCGCGACTGGCCCGACTGGTCCAGGCAGCTCGGGCTCGCCTACATGCCGACCCAGCACGGGCAGGCGCCCGGGAAGGTAAGCATGTCCGGCGGGTGGACCTGGGCCGTCCCGGCCAAGGCGGGCCACCCCGATCTCGCCTTCGACTTCATCAGGACCATGCAGACCGAGGCCAACGCCAAGAAGTGGTACATCGCCAACTCCGGCATCTCGGTGCGCAAGGACGTCGCCGCCGACCCGTCGTACGCCACCGCCCAGCCCGGCATCAAGTTCTTCACCGACCTGGTCTCCAGCACCCACTACCGGCCCGCCTATCCGGCGTATCCGAAGGTGTCGACCGCGATCCAGGAGGCGATGGAGAGCGTGACGACCGGTGACGCGTCGGCGGACAAGGCGGCCGGCACGTACAACTCGACACTCAAGGACGTCACCGGCGGCCAAGTAGCCCAAAAGTGA